From Brochothrix thermosphacta DSM 20171 = FSL F6-1036, a single genomic window includes:
- the pfkB gene encoding 1-phosphofructokinase, producing MIVTCTMNPAIDLFCQFDSFEPDEVNRSYYEEYQANGKGVNVSFVLRKMKIANTATGFLGGFTGDFIEETLQNKEIATDFISIDGITRINTFIRAHKKEYKAVNQGPMISEQSQHQLLEKLAILGTKDMLIVSGSLPQGVPEKLLVEIAELSLRKGFKLVMDISSDIMLECLTYQPYLIKPNDEELATWLKIPALVSTAAIIGAANELRKKGARNVLVSRGEKGTLLVTAQGDIYQTTAPQGKVVNTACAGDTLLAAFIGSLEKGESIAEALIYATAAGSSTAFQPGISDLTDIEKLRQTIELKIGRN from the coding sequence ATGATAGTAACCTGTACAATGAACCCTGCTATTGATCTTTTTTGTCAATTTGATAGTTTTGAGCCAGACGAAGTAAATCGCAGTTATTATGAAGAGTATCAGGCAAATGGTAAAGGTGTAAATGTCTCTTTTGTTTTGCGAAAAATGAAAATCGCCAACACAGCAACGGGTTTTTTAGGGGGATTCACAGGTGATTTTATCGAAGAAACCCTTCAAAATAAAGAAATTGCAACAGATTTTATTTCAATCGATGGGATTACGCGAATCAATACCTTTATACGAGCCCATAAAAAAGAATATAAAGCGGTTAATCAAGGACCGATGATTTCTGAGCAGTCACAACACCAGCTATTAGAAAAGTTAGCGATTTTAGGAACAAAAGATATGTTGATTGTCTCTGGCAGTTTGCCTCAAGGGGTTCCTGAAAAGTTATTAGTTGAAATTGCTGAATTATCATTACGTAAAGGATTTAAGCTTGTAATGGATATAAGTTCTGATATTATGCTGGAATGTTTGACTTATCAGCCCTATCTCATTAAACCTAATGACGAAGAATTAGCAACATGGTTAAAAATACCAGCATTAGTAAGTACAGCAGCCATTATTGGTGCCGCTAACGAATTACGAAAGAAAGGGGCGCGTAATGTATTGGTTTCGCGTGGGGAAAAGGGTACGTTGTTAGTCACGGCACAAGGTGACATCTATCAGACGACAGCACCACAGGGAAAAGTAGTGAATACGGCTTGTGCAGGGGATACGTTATTAGCGGCCTTTATAGGGTCACTTGAAAAAGGAGAAAGTATCGCAGAAGCTTTAATTTATGCAACTGCAGCAGGATCATCCACTGCATTTCAACCAGGTATTAGTGATTTAACAGATATTGAAAAACTTCGTCAAACAATCGAATTAAAAATAGGGAGGAATTGA
- a CDS encoding MurR/RpiR family transcriptional regulator: MKLINANYPSMSESERHLLHYITQHIDLLPNLSIIKLSEEANVSTATIVRTMKKLGFNGFTDFKIRLKDENETNPRFAIIEQVDQEIQTAILKNALEVTKTIQLLESGTIEDTVQKIRHAKRVILLARGFSEMIAQEMQVKLQLLNTYCEMYSDPNIIRIVSTRLNPDDVIICVSLSGETSELIEAAQNCQAQKVTCISLTCSPTSKLALLSELNFTGYKSEDSLIPDYEVRSRLPLQVMARILLDAYAIRTAHTKNQ, translated from the coding sequence ATGAAACTCATTAACGCTAACTATCCTTCAATGAGTGAATCTGAACGTCATTTACTGCATTATATTACACAACATATCGATTTATTGCCTAATCTTTCAATTATTAAACTGAGTGAAGAAGCCAATGTTTCAACTGCAACAATTGTCCGCACGATGAAAAAATTAGGCTTTAACGGCTTCACGGACTTTAAAATCCGTTTAAAAGATGAAAATGAAACCAACCCTCGTTTTGCAATCATTGAGCAGGTGGATCAAGAAATTCAAACTGCCATTCTAAAAAATGCTCTAGAGGTTACCAAAACAATTCAACTCTTAGAAAGCGGCACAATTGAAGATACTGTGCAAAAAATCCGCCACGCTAAACGTGTTATTTTACTCGCCCGTGGTTTTTCCGAAATGATTGCCCAGGAAATGCAAGTGAAATTACAGTTACTCAACACTTACTGTGAGATGTATAGTGATCCGAATATTATTAGAATTGTTAGTACTCGGCTTAACCCTGACGATGTCATTATCTGTGTGTCTTTAAGCGGTGAGACGAGTGAACTTATAGAAGCTGCCCAAAATTGCCAAGCACAAAAAGTGACCTGTATTTCCCTTACTTGTAGTCCTACAAGTAAACTTGCCTTACTTTCCGAACTCAACTTTACAGGCTATAAATCCGAAGACTCTCTCATTCCAGACTATGAAGTCCGTTCACGGTTACCACTACAAGTCATGGCACGCATATTATTAGATGCCTACGCAATTCGTACTGCACATACTAAAAATCAGTGA
- a CDS encoding ABC1 kinase family protein, with translation MVKLRPMLRGPEIIAIFIKHGCASYLQRLGLIKGKYKKNDSENTKSAALIAALEELGPTFVKLGQFLSTRGDELPASLINELKKLQKSVTPLAFSEMKPIIDANLGGHSERYFSSIEEVPLGAASIGQVHAAVLKSGEAVALKVRRPNIEKQVKHDIETLQELAKLAERNSLYAREVQVVLLVREFSRSLLTELNFKQEAQAMRTMQDNNHHPKLYIPDVAIKLATADLLIQERIMGEDLNKETLSRLTEDEKEELSTTICEALTMQLFEHGLFHADPHPGNFKLLENNVLAMLDFGNVGQLSESLNELLIDLIIAASNRDATSFTVAMLRLDTTNKINRRAFEKDIDRMMARYLQSDMSNINYGQLIQDILLIARSYTIEIPFEFLQIGQAILKLQDTLLILTPNLSMSVILRKTLPIVVKEQLNVTKMGNKVKSNAHLLYQAARQLPVTINEVLHQLKDGKPVVKMEMNMDDKLLQRIEKLTYMLIFGVGLLAFSILTAGLFVGFSSASGSAAFNNLTFRIMAITALTIVLFFMLLLVWLIRRIRKK, from the coding sequence ATGGTGAAGTTACGTCCAATGTTACGCGGTCCTGAAATTATTGCTATTTTTATTAAACATGGGTGTGCAAGTTATTTGCAACGATTGGGTTTAATCAAAGGTAAGTATAAAAAAAATGATAGTGAAAATACAAAAAGTGCAGCGTTAATTGCAGCACTTGAAGAACTTGGCCCTACATTTGTGAAGTTAGGTCAATTTTTATCAACGCGAGGCGATGAATTGCCAGCCTCATTAATCAACGAATTAAAAAAACTACAAAAAAGTGTGACACCTTTAGCATTTTCTGAAATGAAACCGATTATTGATGCTAATTTAGGGGGCCACTCTGAACGTTATTTTAGTAGCATTGAAGAAGTACCATTAGGTGCTGCTTCGATAGGTCAAGTGCATGCCGCAGTTCTAAAAAGTGGTGAAGCAGTCGCCCTAAAAGTGAGACGTCCCAACATTGAAAAACAAGTGAAACATGATATTGAAACGCTACAGGAACTTGCGAAACTTGCAGAAAGAAATTCACTCTATGCTAGAGAAGTACAAGTTGTATTGCTCGTTCGTGAATTTTCACGAAGTTTATTAACAGAATTGAATTTTAAACAAGAAGCGCAAGCGATGCGGACGATGCAAGATAATAATCACCATCCGAAACTTTATATCCCTGATGTTGCAATAAAATTAGCCACAGCAGATTTATTAATTCAGGAACGTATCATGGGTGAGGATTTAAATAAAGAAACGTTGAGTAGGTTAACAGAAGATGAGAAAGAAGAGTTATCGACAACTATTTGTGAAGCATTGACAATGCAATTGTTTGAACATGGTCTATTTCATGCAGATCCTCATCCGGGAAATTTTAAATTATTAGAAAACAACGTTTTAGCAATGCTTGATTTTGGTAATGTCGGTCAATTAAGTGAAAGCTTAAACGAGTTGCTGATTGATCTCATCATCGCAGCATCTAATCGCGATGCAACTAGTTTTACAGTAGCGATGTTACGCTTAGATACTACGAATAAAATTAATAGACGCGCTTTTGAAAAAGACATTGATCGTATGATGGCACGGTATTTACAATCTGATATGAGCAATATTAATTATGGTCAGCTGATTCAAGATATATTACTGATTGCGCGCTCTTATACGATTGAAATCCCATTTGAATTTTTACAAATAGGTCAAGCGATTTTAAAATTACAAGACACCTTACTAATTTTGACACCGAACCTCAGTATGTCCGTTATATTGAGAAAAACGTTACCAATTGTAGTTAAGGAACAATTGAATGTAACTAAAATGGGTAATAAAGTTAAAAGTAACGCCCATTTACTTTATCAAGCCGCACGACAATTACCAGTGACAATCAATGAAGTGTTACACCAATTGAAGGATGGCAAACCCGTTGTGAAGATGGAGATGAATATGGATGATAAACTGTTACAAAGAATCGAAAAGTTGACGTATATGCTGATATTTGGCGTCGGTCTGTTAGCTTTTAGTATTTTGACAGCAGGACTGTTTGTTGGTTTTTCTAGTGCCTCAGGATCTGCCGCCTTTAACAACCTAACCTTCCGTATCATGGCAATCACTGCACTTACAATCGTTCTATTCTTTATGTTATTACTCGTATGGCTTATCCGCCGTATAAGGAAGAAGTGA
- a CDS encoding folate family ECF transporter S component — translation MIKYKFTTQRLVLLALLIAMQIILSRFLAIELDFIRISFVFLPLILIGAYYPPLIAGFACALADTVGVLLYSKGVPFFPGYTLTTFLTGFVYSIFLYNKPKVLWRIIVSHAVVFFLLNSVLNTYWLSIILDKAALALFPIRLLKNAIVFVIAIFISYIFFKSQTISSLLTRLSTPRTKK, via the coding sequence TTGATAAAATATAAATTCACTACGCAACGCCTAGTTCTTCTTGCTCTTTTAATTGCGATGCAAATTATCTTATCTCGCTTTTTAGCGATTGAATTGGACTTTATTCGCATTAGTTTTGTCTTTTTACCCTTAATCTTGATCGGTGCTTATTATCCACCTCTTATTGCTGGCTTCGCCTGCGCATTGGCTGATACTGTTGGTGTCTTACTCTATTCAAAGGGTGTTCCCTTTTTCCCAGGCTACACACTCACTACTTTCTTAACAGGCTTTGTATATAGTATCTTTTTATACAATAAACCGAAAGTATTATGGCGCATCATTGTTTCACATGCGGTTGTTTTCTTCCTGTTAAATTCTGTATTGAATACGTATTGGCTTTCTATCATATTGGATAAAGCAGCACTCGCTCTTTTCCCAATCCGTTTATTAAAAAATGCCATTGTCTTTGTTATTGCTATTTTTATAAGTTATATTTTTTTCAAAAGCCAAACTATTTCTTCACTCTTAACACGTCTCTCAACTCCACGCACAAAAAAATAG
- a CDS encoding aminotransferase has translation MKLEPFGVEDWMNIYETQCEVNIAESCVEALTTEELLDFSEDKQAAISDILKMKLTYGDIFGSEALREEIAKLYTSITPEQITIEHGGIGANHLVLETLIEPGDHIVSVLPNYQQHYSLPKSYGAVVDFLPLIPENNYMPDFDALEALLTHDTKLIAINNPNNPTGALMDEEQLLQLVALARKYDAYILSDEVYRGLTLTGENFTPSISDLYEKGISTSSMSKTFSLPGLRIGWIISPIEMVPELNNHRDYSTISCGMIDDYLATLALKHKDKILDRNLTIVRKNSQYLADWVAKEPHITYIQPQSGPIALLHYDMSIKSTELCRRLQNETGVFLVPGSVMGCEGGLRIGYANDLSVLEEGLARFSRFLRTFD, from the coding sequence ATGAAATTAGAACCTTTTGGCGTAGAAGATTGGATGAACATATACGAAACACAGTGCGAAGTGAATATTGCAGAATCATGTGTCGAAGCCTTAACAACTGAAGAACTGCTTGATTTTTCTGAGGATAAACAAGCAGCTATTTCAGATATTTTAAAAATGAAACTTACTTATGGCGACATTTTTGGTAGTGAAGCTTTACGTGAAGAAATTGCAAAGTTATATACGTCAATCACACCCGAACAAATTACAATTGAACATGGTGGTATTGGTGCTAATCACCTAGTGTTAGAAACATTAATCGAGCCCGGTGACCATATCGTTTCAGTACTACCAAATTATCAACAGCACTACTCTTTACCAAAATCATATGGTGCCGTTGTGGATTTTTTGCCGCTCATTCCAGAAAACAACTATATGCCTGATTTTGATGCTTTAGAAGCATTACTAACACACGATACAAAACTGATTGCGATTAATAATCCTAACAATCCGACTGGTGCTTTGATGGATGAAGAACAACTTTTACAACTGGTCGCATTAGCACGGAAATATGATGCCTATATATTATCAGATGAAGTTTATCGTGGACTTACATTAACTGGTGAGAATTTCACGCCTTCTATTTCTGATCTTTATGAAAAAGGTATCAGTACTAGCAGCATGTCAAAAACATTCTCGTTACCAGGGTTGCGTATCGGCTGGATTATTAGTCCGATTGAAATGGTTCCTGAACTGAATAATCATCGTGATTACAGTACGATTAGTTGTGGAATGATTGATGATTACCTCGCAACTTTAGCGCTTAAACACAAAGATAAAATCTTGGATCGTAACCTAACTATTGTTCGAAAAAACAGTCAATATCTTGCGGATTGGGTAGCTAAAGAACCTCATATCACCTATATTCAACCACAATCAGGACCGATTGCCTTATTACATTACGATATGTCGATAAAATCGACTGAACTCTGTCGTCGTCTTCAAAATGAAACGGGTGTCTTTCTTGTCCCAGGTTCAGTAATGGGGTGTGAAGGCGGCCTACGTATTGGCTATGCCAATGATCTTAGTGTTCTCGAAGAAGGTTTGGCTCGTTTTTCTCGTTTTTTAAGAACGTTCGATTAA
- a CDS encoding GlsB/YeaQ/YmgE family stress response membrane protein gives MFLLIGVIIGVSAGAIMNNKIPASWLVNSIAGIAGACVANIGVGLFGQWGPAIGATAIVPTLVSSLFFVVLISFLARMVTRRNYI, from the coding sequence ATGTTTTTATTAATTGGCGTAATTATTGGTGTAAGTGCAGGTGCAATTATGAATAATAAGATTCCTGCGAGTTGGTTAGTTAATAGTATTGCAGGTATTGCAGGTGCATGTGTTGCGAACATTGGTGTAGGATTATTTGGTCAATGGGGTCCAGCTATTGGTGCGACTGCGATTGTACCAACACTTGTTAGTTCATTATTCTTTGTCGTACTTATTTCATTTTTAGCTCGTATGGTAACAAGACGTAATTATATCTAA
- a CDS encoding ABC transporter permease has product MNFVKSFFKNTISTPVRFILSTLVWIVICTLLLIGLSLQHVADNASSNAKKSIGSTVTLIAKQKKVTEAASTNTNETISLFKSSDVKISDVKKLAELKHLNTYNFVVSTPAIANFSNTLQDITVTGVLSNAATEDFSNGTHTIVNGTGISSDTASNGVVLEKNMAASHHLKVGETFELLSDHGDTLKKVTITGLYTSKNENSSKIYAPYQLAKSLKGQGSKATVDLATFTLDGPQYIADFKETAEQMETIDWDKNTLIGDDSAYQQLTGPISDMHALGEKLVFRTLIIGFLLILLLQLTFLYYRKKQTDTHTHITGFKRLLSDILLPIIIALLIASMSATSLTKIIAEHSASPVISKVEQVSPIAFLFDHTQQASIQSVSATQPAFNLTSFPSLELLFKTFGLALFISIIAVSIIIFILYRQKKTIN; this is encoded by the coding sequence ATGAATTTTGTTAAATCGTTTTTTAAAAATACCATTTCTACGCCTGTTCGTTTCATTCTAAGCACCTTAGTTTGGATTGTTATCTGCACGCTGCTTTTAATCGGGCTTTCTTTACAACATGTCGCCGATAATGCCAGTTCAAATGCAAAAAAATCCATTGGTAGCACCGTCACTTTAATTGCGAAACAAAAAAAAGTTACTGAAGCTGCTTCAACTAATACTAATGAAACAATTTCTCTTTTTAAATCAAGTGATGTGAAAATCAGTGATGTAAAAAAACTTGCTGAACTTAAACATCTCAATACATATAATTTCGTGGTGAGTACACCAGCAATAGCAAACTTCTCAAATACACTCCAAGATATTACAGTCACTGGTGTATTATCTAATGCCGCAACTGAGGATTTCTCTAATGGTACCCATACCATTGTAAATGGAACAGGCATTTCTTCTGATACGGCTTCAAATGGTGTCGTGCTAGAAAAAAACATGGCTGCGTCTCACCATTTGAAAGTCGGTGAGACTTTCGAATTATTATCAGATCACGGAGATACGTTAAAAAAGGTTACTATCACAGGTCTTTACACAAGTAAAAATGAAAATTCTTCTAAAATTTATGCGCCTTATCAACTGGCTAAATCGTTGAAAGGACAAGGTTCCAAAGCAACAGTTGACCTTGCAACATTTACTTTAGATGGACCACAATATATTGCGGATTTTAAAGAAACAGCAGAACAAATGGAAACAATTGATTGGGATAAAAATACGTTAATCGGCGATGATAGTGCTTATCAACAATTAACAGGGCCTATCTCTGATATGCATGCGCTCGGTGAAAAACTAGTGTTTCGTACATTAATTATTGGGTTTCTTTTAATACTCCTTCTACAATTAACCTTTCTTTATTATCGAAAAAAACAAACAGATACGCATACACACATAACCGGTTTCAAACGTTTACTTAGCGATATACTACTACCAATAATTATTGCTTTGTTAATAGCTAGCATGAGCGCTACTTCTCTTACGAAAATAATTGCTGAACATAGTGCTTCACCTGTTATATCAAAAGTTGAACAGGTTTCTCCCATCGCTTTCTTGTTTGATCACACACAACAAGCGTCTATACAAAGCGTAAGTGCTACTCAACCGGCATTTAATTTGACAAGTTTTCCCTCTCTAGAATTGTTGTTTAAAACATTTGGATTGGCTCTATTCATCAGTATAATTGCTGTCAGTATTATTATTTTTATTTTATATCGTCAAAAAAAAACAATTAATTGA
- a CDS encoding VOC family protein, which translates to MKTLGIHHVSVNTDSPQATIDFYTQILGLRLVKQTVIYNQPELLHLYFGDYYGSPGSIISFISGKQYVPNTNNSINTISFRVPENALDFWEERLTYCGIANQRIMRFSEESLSFKDSSGTSLEITARREHTLHNKEVSHSTIPSQFAINGLAGITLYSAHPDATIKSLSVLGLTCIHSEGSISRFSSATTIGNIIDVTTVSSSDVVTSPSIHHICWRIAENDHLSDWQATIYSHGYLPTEIIDYQYFKSIFFSTPGEILFEIATDTPGFTIDEPLDSLGEQLKLPADYESHRQTLSKFLPPINLRKKRAY; encoded by the coding sequence ATGAAAACACTTGGCATTCACCACGTGTCTGTTAATACCGATTCACCACAAGCGACAATCGATTTTTATACGCAGATACTTGGTTTACGCTTAGTTAAACAAACGGTAATTTATAATCAACCTGAGCTATTACATCTGTATTTTGGTGATTATTATGGTTCACCTGGGTCTATCATTTCATTTATTTCTGGAAAGCAATACGTACCTAACACAAATAATTCTATTAATACAATCAGTTTCAGAGTTCCCGAAAACGCTCTTGATTTTTGGGAAGAACGTCTGACGTACTGTGGGATTGCGAATCAACGTATCATGCGATTTTCGGAAGAAAGTTTGTCCTTCAAAGACAGTTCTGGTACATCACTTGAAATTACGGCGCGTAGAGAGCATACGTTGCATAATAAAGAGGTGTCTCATTCTACGATACCTTCTCAATTTGCAATAAATGGACTAGCAGGGATCACGCTCTATTCCGCTCATCCTGATGCAACTATAAAATCCCTTTCAGTTCTTGGGCTGACTTGTATCCATAGTGAAGGTTCCATTTCACGTTTTTCATCAGCTACTACGATAGGTAACATTATCGATGTTACTACCGTAAGTTCATCTGACGTCGTCACTAGTCCGTCAATCCATCACATCTGTTGGCGTATCGCTGAGAATGATCACTTGTCTGATTGGCAAGCAACTATTTATTCTCATGGGTATCTACCTACAGAAATTATCGATTATCAGTATTTTAAATCGATTTTTTTCAGTACACCCGGAGAAATTTTATTTGAAATAGCAACCGATACTCCAGGTTTTACGATTGATGAGCCGTTAGATTCTCTCGGTGAGCAACTCAAGTTACCTGCCGATTATGAGTCACATCGTCAAACCCTTTCAAAATTTTTACCACCCATCAACTTAAGAAAGAAGCGTGCTTACTAA